One window of Quercus robur chromosome 12, dhQueRobu3.1, whole genome shotgun sequence genomic DNA carries:
- the LOC126710121 gene encoding uncharacterized protein LOC126710121: MPFGLKNARVTYQRLVNKMFSKQIGKNIEVYVDDMLVKSREELAHLDDLKETFATLRQYQMKLNPSKRAFSVSSKKFLGFMVSQRGIEANLEKVQAILNMTSPKTVKEVQKLTGRIAAFNKFVSRATDKCIPFFKTLKQAFAWTDECEAAFQELKRYLSNPPLLSPSKEGENLYLYLAVSTTVVSTALIREKERKQLPVYYISQAFQGAEAKYPRIEKIAFALIVALPIKVQALADFITEFTLSDNDNFTNEIERQTVQTNSSSAQRKGGVGVVITTPDREVLKYGVQLKFPATNNEAEYEGILTGLRLGKALGAKNLLVQNDSKLVIGQIKEEYEAKEERMQRYLRLTKHLTQNFDNVEFIQIPRSQNMVVDEVAKLASLEEGAMSMGLMTEVQKRPNIEEIATFAIQSVGSWITSIISFLQDRHFLHNVEEARKIRRRVAKFTILNDTLYKRGIKNQFSSPRHPQANEQTEVMNWTLLKIIKAKLEDAKDAWLEELPSILWAYRTTARTLTGETPFRLTYSTEAVIPVEMGITSTRREMFHEKDNDDQLRVNLDCLDEVREKTFDKMTKYQ; the protein is encoded by the exons atgcccttcgggctgaagaatgcaagagtaACCTACCAGAGGTTAGTGAACAAGATGTTCAGTAAGCAAATTGGCAAGAATATAGAggtgtatgtggatgatatgcttgtCAAGAGTAGAGAAGAACTTGCCCACCTAGACGACCTGAAGGAGACTTTTGCCACCCTCAGACAATACCAAATGAAGTTGAATCCCAGCAAACGTGCCTTTAGCGTATCCTCGAAGAAATTCTTGGGATTTATGGTGTCCCAAAGGGGGATAGAAGCAAATCTGGAGAAGGTGCAGGCCATACTCAACATGACATCGCCCAAGACCGTCAAAGAGGTACAAAAGCTCACAGGGAGGATTGCAGCTTTCAACAAGTTCGTCTCTAGAGCAACGGACAAATGCATACCCTTCTTCAAGACCTTGAAGCAGGCCTTTGCCTGGACTGACGAATGTGAAGCAGCCTTTCAAGAACTCAAACGATACCTGAGTAATCCACCCCTCTTGAGTCCATCCAAGGAAGgggaaaatttatatttgtatttggcAGTCTCAACCACGGTCGTAAGCACAGCCCTCATTcgagaaaaggaaagaaagcaaCTCCCAGTTTACTACATCAGTCAAGCTTTCCAAGGTGCAGAAGCTAAGTACCCCAGGATTGAAAAAATTGCCTTCGCGTTAATAGTGGCCTTGC CCATTAAGGTGCAAGCCTTAGCGGACTTCATCACCGAGTTCACCCTTTCGGACAATGACAACTTTACCAATGAAATAGAGCGGCAAACAGTACAGACCAATAGTTCGTCAGCCCAAAGgaaggggggagtaggggtcgtcataaccaCCCCTGACAGAGAAGTGCTCAAATATGGAGTTCAACTAAAATTCCCGGCTACCAATAATGAAGCTGAGTACGAAGGAATACTGACAGGATTAAGGCTTGGTAAGGCACTCGGAGCTAAGAACTTGCTAGTCCAGAATGATTCAAAGCTCGTGATAGGGCAAATTAAGGAAGAATACGAAGCAAAGGAGGAGCGAATGCAGAGATACCTCAGACTAACGAAACATTTGACTCAGAACTTTGATAATGTAGAATTTATACAGATTCCCAGAAGCCAAAACATGGTAGTAGACGAAGTTGCGAAGCTAGCCTCGTTGGAAGAAGGAGCGATGAGCATGGGCCTGATGACGGAGGTCCAGAAACGCCCCAACATTGAAGAGATCGCCACTTTCGCAATCCAGAGCGTAGGTAGCTGGATTACATCAATCATATCCTTTCTTCAGGATAGGCATTTCCTTCACAATGTCGAGGAAGCCAGAAAGATCAGGAGGAGAGTAGCCAAATTCACGATTCTTAACGACACactatacaagagag GGATCAAGAACCAGTTCTCATCCCCGAGACATCCACAGGCAAACGAACAGACGGAGGTAATGAATTGGACACTGCTCAAGATAATCAAGGCCAAGTTAGAGGATGCAAAAGATGCCTGGCTGGAAGAATTGCCCAGCATCTTGTGGGCCTATAGGACCACGGCAAGAACCCTTacaggagaaacccccttcCGACTCACCTACAGTACTGAGGCAGTAATCCCAGTTGAGATGGGAATAACTAGCACCAGGCGAGAAATGTTCCATGAGAAAGATAATGACGACCAGCTACGAGTCAACCTAGATTGCTTAGACGaagtgagagagaaaacctTTGACAAGATGACGAAGTACCAATAG